The proteins below come from a single Tachysurus fulvidraco isolate hzauxx_2018 chromosome 13, HZAU_PFXX_2.0, whole genome shotgun sequence genomic window:
- the ssr3 gene encoding translocon-associated protein subunit gamma, with protein sequence MPTKGSNKQQSEEDLLLQDFSRNLSAKSTALFYGNALIVSAIPMWLFWRIWHMDLVQSAVLYAVMTLVSTYLVAFAYKNVKFVLKHKVAQKREDAVSKEVTRKLSEADNRKMSRKEKDERILWKKNEVADYEATTFSIFYNNTLFLVLVIIASFFLLKNFNPTVNYILSMSASSGLIALLSTGSK encoded by the exons ATGCCAACCAAAGGCAGTAACAAGCAGCAGTCTGAGGAGGATTTACTTCTGCAGGACTTCAGCAGAAACCTTTCAGCTAAATCTACTGCACTGTTTTACGGGAACGCGCTGATTGTGTCCGCCATCCCGATGT GGCTTTTCTGGAGGATCTGGCACATGGACCTGGTGCAGTCTGCTGTTCTGTACGCCGTCATGACGCTAGTCAGCACGTACCTCGTGGCGTTCGCTTACAAGAACGTTAAATTCGTCCTCAAGCACAA GGTCGCTCAGAAACGTGAAGACGCCGTCTCCAAGGAAGTGACCCGCAAACTGTCTGAGGCGGACAACCGCAAGATGTCCCGCAAAGAGAAGGACGAGAG GATTCTGTGGAAGAAGAACGAGGTGGCGGATTACGAGGCCACGACTTTCTCCATCTTCTACAACAACACTCTGTTCCTCGTGCTGGTCATCATCGCCTCCTTCTTCCTGCTGAAGAACTTCAACCCAACAGT GAACTACATTCTGTCCATGAGCGCCTCATCTGGACTTATTGCTCTGCTGTCCACAGGctcaaagtga